From Halapricum desulfuricans, a single genomic window includes:
- a CDS encoding type II toxin-antitoxin system VapC family toxin gives MILDACFLIDLLEGDDAAVAKLDEISDGLLVVPTLVYTEVAVGIDPETAAGERFEEIMDGIPLAPYDGEATRHAVDVQRDLQSRGERIGAVDAMIAGIALARGEPIVTRNAGEFARTPVRVSPY, from the coding sequence GTGATTCTCGACGCCTGTTTTTTGATTGATCTGCTTGAGGGCGACGACGCCGCCGTCGCCAAGCTCGATGAGATCAGCGACGGCCTTCTGGTCGTCCCGACGCTCGTCTATACTGAAGTAGCCGTCGGCATCGACCCGGAGACGGCGGCCGGCGAACGATTCGAAGAGATCATGGACGGGATTCCGCTCGCCCCCTACGACGGGGAGGCCACACGCCACGCCGTCGACGTGCAGCGAGACCTGCAGTCGCGAGGCGAACGCATCGGTGCCGTCGATGCGATGATTGCCGGGATCGCACTCGCCCGCGGCGAACCGATCGTCACGCGAAACGCGGGCGAGTTCGCACGGACGCCGGTGCGCGTGAGTCCCTACTGA
- a CDS encoding antitoxin VapB family protein, whose amino-acid sequence MSSKTISLKEETYERLRRAKGEGESFSDVIDRLLGDDEHPLYGLVGLLAEDEADRLRERSRAFREDVDSRMDSEGRAEQ is encoded by the coding sequence ATGTCCAGCAAGACGATCAGCCTCAAGGAAGAAACCTACGAGCGATTGCGGAGGGCCAAAGGCGAGGGCGAGAGTTTCAGCGACGTCATCGATCGGCTCCTCGGGGACGACGAGCATCCGCTGTACGGGCTCGTCGGGTTGCTTGCGGAAGACGAGGCCGACCGACTGCGGGAGCGCTCGCGAGCGTTTCGTGAAGACGTGGACTCACGGATGGACTCCGAAGGTCGGGCCGAACAGTGA
- a CDS encoding pyridoxal-phosphate-dependent aminotransferase family protein, with protein sequence MTEKREYTDDYPEKTLYLPGPTEVREDVIEAMAEPMFGHRMDRMTDLYTTIVEDTREFLDTDQNVIVLTASGTEFWEATTLNLVEDRMLVPTSGSFSERQANVAERLGKAVDRIEYDWGKAVKPEDVREALEASDEGYDAVGMVMNETSTGVRNPVEEVGDLLGEYPDTYFVVDAISCLGGDYVVPEEHNIDALFTSSQKAFAMPPGLAITTVSEDAYERELAKDSASWYGGFQRCLDYYDRKGQTHSTPAIPLMLAYRKQMKHMLDEGHKARDQRHREMAEYTREWAREHFGLYAEEGYRSQTVTAVQNTQGIDVAATIEDVSEGYDLVFSNGYGSIGEETFRIGHMGEHTVESVKELTDAIEDVAGL encoded by the coding sequence GTGACTGAAAAACGAGAATATACCGACGATTACCCCGAGAAGACGCTGTATCTACCCGGCCCGACCGAAGTGCGCGAGGACGTCATCGAGGCGATGGCCGAGCCGATGTTCGGCCACCGCATGGATCGGATGACCGACCTCTACACGACGATCGTCGAGGACACCAGGGAGTTCCTCGATACCGACCAGAACGTGATCGTGCTCACGGCCTCGGGCACGGAGTTCTGGGAGGCGACCACGCTGAATCTCGTCGAGGACCGCATGCTCGTCCCGACGTCAGGGTCGTTCAGCGAGCGCCAGGCCAACGTCGCCGAGCGCCTGGGCAAGGCCGTCGATCGTATCGAGTACGACTGGGGCAAGGCAGTCAAACCCGAGGACGTCCGTGAAGCCCTCGAAGCGAGCGACGAGGGCTACGACGCCGTCGGCATGGTGATGAACGAGACCTCGACCGGCGTGCGCAACCCTGTCGAGGAAGTCGGTGACCTGCTGGGCGAGTATCCCGACACGTACTTCGTCGTCGACGCGATCTCCTGTCTGGGCGGCGATTACGTCGTTCCCGAGGAGCACAACATCGACGCGCTGTTCACCTCCTCTCAGAAGGCCTTCGCCATGCCGCCGGGACTCGCGATCACGACCGTCAGCGAGGACGCCTACGAGCGCGAGCTCGCGAAGGATTCAGCGTCGTGGTACGGCGGCTTCCAGCGGTGTCTGGACTACTACGACCGGAAGGGCCAGACCCACTCGACGCCCGCCATCCCGCTTATGCTGGCCTACCGCAAGCAGATGAAACACATGCTCGATGAAGGCCACAAGGCCCGTGACCAGCGCCACCGGGAGATGGCCGAGTACACCCGCGAGTGGGCCCGCGAGCACTTCGGCCTCTACGCCGAGGAGGGCTATCGCTCCCAGACGGTCACGGCCGTCCAGAACACCCAGGGCATCGACGTCGCCGCGACCATCGAGGACGTCTCCGAGGGGTACGACCTGGTCTTCTCGAACGGCTACGGGTCGATCGGCGAGGAGACGTTCCGCATCGGCCATATGGGCGAACACACCGTCGAGAGCGTCAAGGAACTGACCGACGCCATCGAGGACGTTGCCGGACTGTAG
- a CDS encoding potassium channel family protein: MEPLPVAIVYGLYLGVLTGIIPALVSGVLGFLFKYVTGVTLPGFGVVVLAVALAGINGGLLALADPTILASTNAPTVTTGLLVVMMMSLYAHAKGDQLGASVPRRLSLRALGERTLSADLVEMVGGRNEIRIRVTGDVADIEGYPPLPEHLRAAIRDSDWRLPADLQVSELEARLAERLRTEFELGDVSASIDESGSASVAAAPPLSGLSRRLEGNRKAVSVNALVPTGLARGDLVVAVTPDGRVRGEVVSARSTRPDADETAAAIPAEQTPTGAETPAELAPARAPTTGGGDGQVTLAVAGSDVETLLRADGATVIVESRGVRREYEVLSLLRRAGKRFRRLTVRSESELDGVTLDEADVRDRYGVAVLAARTGDGWQFAPKGTRRLAAGDELFAVGSRDALDRFGEVVA, translated from the coding sequence ATGGAACCACTCCCCGTCGCGATCGTCTATGGGCTCTATCTGGGGGTGTTGACCGGGATCATCCCGGCGCTGGTCTCGGGCGTGCTCGGCTTCCTGTTCAAGTACGTGACCGGCGTGACGCTCCCGGGGTTCGGTGTCGTCGTGCTGGCAGTCGCGCTTGCGGGAATCAACGGCGGCCTGCTCGCGCTGGCGGATCCGACGATTCTCGCCTCCACGAACGCGCCGACGGTCACGACCGGATTGCTGGTCGTGATGATGATGTCGCTATACGCTCACGCCAAGGGCGACCAGCTCGGGGCGTCGGTCCCCCGTCGGCTCTCGCTGCGCGCGCTCGGCGAGCGCACCCTCTCTGCGGATCTCGTCGAGATGGTGGGTGGGCGAAACGAGATCCGGATCCGCGTGACCGGCGACGTCGCTGACATCGAGGGGTACCCCCCGCTACCTGAACACCTCCGGGCTGCGATCCGGGACAGCGACTGGCGACTGCCTGCGGACCTGCAGGTCTCGGAGCTGGAGGCGCGGCTGGCCGAACGCCTCCGGACGGAGTTCGAACTGGGTGACGTGTCGGCCTCGATCGACGAATCGGGGTCGGCAAGCGTCGCCGCCGCACCGCCGCTCTCGGGGCTGTCACGGCGACTTGAGGGAAATCGGAAAGCGGTCTCGGTGAACGCGCTCGTGCCGACGGGGCTGGCTCGCGGCGATCTGGTGGTGGCGGTGACGCCGGACGGGCGTGTTCGTGGCGAGGTCGTCAGCGCCAGGTCGACGCGACCTGATGCCGACGAGACGGCTGCGGCGATCCCGGCGGAACAGACACCGACCGGTGCCGAGACACCGGCCGAGCTGGCACCGGCGCGCGCGCCGACGACGGGCGGCGGGGACGGACAGGTCACGCTCGCGGTCGCGGGGTCCGACGTGGAGACGCTCCTCCGCGCCGACGGCGCGACGGTGATCGTCGAATCCCGTGGCGTCCGCCGGGAGTACGAGGTGCTCTCGCTGCTTCGTCGGGCCGGAAAGCGGTTCCGACGGCTGACAGTCCGCTCCGAGAGCGAGCTTGACGGCGTTACACTCGACGAAGCGGACGTTCGGGATCGTTACGGGGTCGCCGTGCTGGCCGCCCGAACGGGTGACGGCTGGCAGTTCGCCCCGAAGGGGACCCGTCGACTCGCAGCGGGCGACGAGCTGTTCGCCGTGGGATCGAGGGACGCACTCGATCGATTCGGGGAGGTGGTTGCGTGA
- a CDS encoding ubiquitin-like small modifier protein 1, producing the protein MEWKLFANLAETAGRKDIALDLDGDATVEDALEALFERHPDLKSDVYEDGELAEHVRLLVDGADPFETADGYGTTLDADAELALFPPVSGG; encoded by the coding sequence ATGGAGTGGAAGCTGTTCGCCAACCTGGCCGAGACGGCCGGCAGGAAGGATATCGCCCTGGATCTCGATGGCGATGCGACCGTCGAAGACGCGCTGGAGGCGCTGTTCGAGCGCCATCCCGACCTCAAATCGGACGTGTACGAAGACGGCGAACTGGCCGAGCACGTCCGATTGCTCGTCGACGGCGCCGATCCCTTCGAGACGGCCGACGGCTACGGGACGACTCTCGACGCTGACGCCGAGCTCGCGCTGTTCCCGCCGGTCAGCGGCGGGTGA
- a CDS encoding ATP-grasp domain-containing protein — MSLRLAVTTQAETYERMIDPLVERGIEAVSLQSSQRTFELSNPDLPAVDVGFVYPSRIMEGGVVDAGLSVPWINGREAILRSRNKADALARLSRAGVPVPETTIISNPVDEETVAAAAEAFDPPVVVKPNSTTRGTGVAKVADLDSLLGVTDYLDLVQDYRATGDRSYLLQEYLPDARDYRVMVLDGEYVGAVERSLPADARERGQWKHNVHRGAEAKGVDLDSELRDLAERAADVLDIDYLGVDLLVTEDRAVVNETNARPTIDSATKYEDGFWDDLAALVRDTAAQ; from the coding sequence ATGTCGCTCCGGCTTGCCGTCACCACGCAGGCAGAGACCTACGAGCGGATGATCGATCCGCTCGTCGAGCGCGGGATCGAGGCCGTCTCTCTCCAGTCGAGTCAGCGGACCTTCGAGCTATCGAACCCCGATCTCCCCGCGGTCGACGTGGGGTTCGTCTACCCGTCGCGGATCATGGAGGGCGGCGTCGTCGACGCCGGGCTCTCGGTTCCCTGGATCAACGGCCGCGAGGCGATCCTCCGATCCCGGAACAAGGCCGACGCGCTCGCACGCCTCTCACGAGCCGGTGTTCCGGTCCCCGAGACGACGATAATCTCCAACCCCGTTGACGAGGAGACTGTCGCGGCCGCCGCCGAGGCGTTCGATCCGCCGGTCGTCGTCAAACCCAACTCCACGACCCGCGGGACCGGCGTCGCGAAGGTGGCGGATCTCGATTCGCTGCTCGGCGTGACGGACTACCTCGATCTGGTCCAGGACTACCGGGCGACCGGCGACCGCTCGTATCTCCTCCAGGAGTATCTGCCCGACGCCAGGGATTACCGCGTGATGGTCCTCGACGGCGAGTACGTCGGCGCGGTCGAACGCAGCCTGCCCGCTGACGCTCGCGAGCGCGGCCAGTGGAAGCACAACGTCCACCGCGGCGCCGAAGCGAAGGGTGTCGATCTCGATTCCGAACTCCGCGATCTGGCCGAGCGCGCAGCTGACGTGCTGGATATCGACTACCTGGGCGTCGACCTGCTGGTGACCGAGGATCGGGCAGTGGTCAACGAAACCAATGCTCGACCGACGATCGACAGCGCAACGAAGTACGAGGACGGGTTCTGGGACGATCTGGCCGCGTTGGTTCGGGATACTGCGGCGCAGTAG
- a CDS encoding aldo/keto reductase, with protein MRKRTLGSTGMDLTETGLGTWNVGPVWGDVADEDVKESIHTALDAGSNFVDTAEVYGDGRAERLIGAVLEERDDAEEIRVATKAAPDEDGRHSEAGLRESVEGSQARLGVETLDLVQLHCPETAAFYEPETFEVLEDLKSEGEISHAGVSVEKVEEAGKAIEYDVVESVQIIFNPLRQRPAERFFERAANEDVGIIVRVPLASGLLADAIHDIESLDEDDHRRVAAEEGVEAGVGRKGGETFAGVPFESGLTAVEDIRRLVPAEASMAQFTLRWVLDHEAVTTVIPGSTAPAHVRENIAAADLAPLSHETHGAVRDIYEEYVYDYVHHRW; from the coding sequence ATGCGCAAGCGCACACTCGGATCGACGGGTATGGACCTGACGGAGACCGGACTCGGGACGTGGAACGTCGGCCCGGTCTGGGGAGACGTTGCCGACGAGGACGTCAAAGAGTCGATCCACACGGCTCTCGACGCCGGGTCGAACTTCGTCGACACGGCCGAAGTCTACGGGGACGGACGCGCCGAGCGGCTCATCGGTGCGGTTCTCGAAGAGCGCGACGATGCCGAGGAGATCCGCGTCGCGACAAAGGCTGCCCCCGACGAGGACGGGCGCCACTCCGAGGCCGGACTCCGCGAATCCGTCGAGGGCTCGCAGGCCCGACTCGGCGTGGAGACGCTGGATCTGGTCCAGTTGCACTGTCCGGAGACGGCGGCGTTCTACGAGCCCGAGACCTTCGAGGTGCTCGAGGACCTCAAATCGGAGGGTGAGATCAGCCACGCGGGCGTCAGCGTCGAGAAAGTCGAAGAAGCGGGCAAGGCCATAGAGTACGACGTCGTCGAGTCGGTCCAGATCATCTTCAACCCGCTGCGCCAACGGCCGGCCGAACGGTTCTTCGAGCGCGCCGCCAACGAGGACGTCGGTATCATCGTCCGCGTCCCGCTGGCATCGGGACTGCTCGCGGACGCGATTCACGATATCGAGAGTCTCGACGAGGACGACCACCGTCGGGTCGCCGCCGAGGAGGGGGTCGAAGCGGGCGTCGGCCGCAAGGGCGGAGAGACGTTCGCGGGCGTACCCTTCGAGTCCGGATTAACGGCTGTCGAAGACATACGCCGACTCGTCCCCGCGGAAGCATCGATGGCGCAGTTCACGCTTCGCTGGGTTCTCGATCACGAGGCGGTGACGACTGTTATCCCAGGCTCTACCGCTCCTGCACACGTCCGAGAAAATATCGCTGCTGCCGATCTAGCCCCACTCTCACACGAGACCCACGGCGCCGTCCGAGACATTTACGAAGAATACGTCTACGATTACGTTCATCATCGGTGGTGA
- a CDS encoding SDR family oxidoreductase produces MADFDFSDRVAAVTGGASGIGREVATQFAESGASVVVADVDDEGGQDTVEQIESNGGEAVYVSTDVTSIDDVEAMVEAAVEEFGRLDYAVNNAGVPGGDQQAGDVPEDSWTQTIDINLNGVWRSLKAEVGQMTDQDDGGVIINMASILGKVGFENSSAYVSAKHGVIGLTKTAAWEYADQDIRVNAVGPGFIETQMLDDAGISTDENVREWIEGMHSQDRLGKPEEIADAVLWLCSDGASFTNGEALMVDSGFTAR; encoded by the coding sequence ATGGCTGACTTTGATTTCAGTGACCGCGTCGCTGCCGTCACGGGTGGCGCTTCGGGCATCGGGCGGGAAGTAGCGACCCAGTTCGCCGAGAGCGGAGCGTCCGTTGTCGTCGCGGACGTCGACGACGAGGGTGGACAAGACACAGTCGAGCAAATCGAGAGTAACGGTGGGGAAGCCGTATACGTCTCGACAGACGTCACGAGTATAGACGACGTCGAGGCGATGGTCGAGGCCGCCGTCGAGGAGTTCGGCCGCCTCGACTACGCGGTCAACAACGCCGGCGTCCCCGGCGGGGATCAGCAAGCCGGCGACGTCCCCGAAGACAGCTGGACGCAGACGATCGACATCAACTTAAACGGTGTCTGGCGCTCGCTGAAAGCCGAGGTTGGTCAGATGACCGACCAGGACGACGGCGGTGTCATCATCAATATGGCGTCGATTCTCGGAAAGGTCGGCTTCGAGAATTCCTCGGCGTACGTCTCCGCCAAACACGGTGTGATTGGACTGACCAAGACCGCCGCCTGGGAGTACGCGGATCAGGACATCCGTGTCAATGCTGTCGGTCCAGGCTTCATCGAGACCCAGATGCTCGACGATGCCGGTATCAGTACCGACGAGAACGTCCGGGAGTGGATCGAAGGAATGCACTCTCAGGACCGACTGGGCAAACCCGAAGAAATCGCCGACGCCGTCCTGTGGCTGTGTTCCGACGGCGCGTCGTTCACTAACGGCGAAGCGCTCATGGTCGACAGCGGCTTCACGGCGCGCTGA